The following coding sequences lie in one Mucilaginibacter sp. KACC 22773 genomic window:
- a CDS encoding glycosyl transferase, protein MKVSGFTFIRNAVKNDYPIVEAINSILPLCDEFIVAAGNSDDGTRELIEAIGSPKIKIIDTIWDDSLKDGGRVFAVETDKAFAAISPDSDWAFYIQGDEAVHEKYHPLIKKEMEDALNKPNIEGLLFKYLHFYGSYDYYGDSRRWYRREIRLVKNIKGIHAYRDAQGFRLNDRKIKVKLIDAYIYHYGWAKPPQGLNNKIRNFNKFYHDDAWMEQNLPETFEFDYSNADKLVRFTGTHPAPIQKRITATNWNIDFSTKELRKAMTFRRKFLQFVEKYTGWRIGEYRNYEIVER, encoded by the coding sequence ATGAAAGTATCCGGATTTACCTTTATCAGAAACGCGGTTAAAAACGATTATCCTATTGTTGAGGCCATCAACTCCATTTTGCCCCTTTGCGATGAGTTTATAGTAGCAGCCGGCAACTCGGATGACGGGACGCGTGAACTGATCGAGGCCATCGGATCGCCAAAAATCAAAATCATCGATACCATTTGGGACGATTCGCTGAAAGATGGCGGCCGTGTGTTTGCAGTAGAAACGGATAAGGCTTTTGCAGCCATATCGCCGGATAGCGACTGGGCATTTTATATCCAGGGCGATGAGGCGGTACACGAAAAATATCACCCCCTTATCAAAAAGGAGATGGAAGATGCGCTGAATAAGCCCAACATTGAAGGCCTGTTGTTTAAATATCTTCATTTTTACGGCTCCTATGATTACTACGGCGATTCGCGCAGGTGGTACCGCCGCGAGATCCGCCTGGTAAAAAACATCAAAGGCATACATGCTTACCGCGACGCGCAGGGTTTCCGCCTTAACGACCGGAAGATTAAAGTAAAGCTGATTGACGCGTACATTTACCACTACGGCTGGGCCAAGCCACCGCAGGGATTGAATAACAAGATCCGCAACTTCAACAAGTTTTACCACGACGATGCCTGGATGGAGCAAAACCTGCCCGAAACTTTTGAGTTTGATTACAGCAACGCCGATAAGCTGGTGCGCTTTACAGGCACCCACCCGGCCCCCATACAAAAACGCATTACCGCTACCAACTGGAATATTGATTTTAGCACAAAAGAACTGCGCAAAGCGATGACCTTTAGGCGTAAATTTTTACAGTTTGTAGAGAAATATACCGGATGGCGGATTGGAGAGTATAGGAATTATGAGATAGTTGAAAGATAG